The following coding sequences are from one uncultured Desulfobacter sp. window:
- a CDS encoding sigma-54 dependent transcriptional regulator: MQEHILIIEDEQIALKNLEHILVKDGYKVTAVDSGTKGLNLIKTKTFDLIVTDYKMKKIDGMQILEHSRELQPYTEVILITGYATVDNAVIAMKEGAYHYIAKPYKIDEVRQIIKQALLKRSLQVENQTLKKQLDQKAKLPEIIGNSPSMRQVKKTIAQVAQTDISVLVLGESGTGKELVARAIHSLSSRKDHEMVAFNCGSFSEDLMANELFGHEKEAFTGAMKTKKGLFEFADQGTVFFDEIGDMPASMQIKILRVIQEKEIMRVGSTQTLDVDLRFIAATHRDLRHEVDQGHFRQDLYFRLNVASIILPALAERKEDIPLLAYHFLAKKNRDMEKNIKEIDRSTMEFLVNYAWPGNVRELENIIERAVAMENSEVIYPEALPDHLTQLAIETYRTAPEGKIPTMKEQEKRYIQWVLEQTNWNKTRAAEIMEIDRVSLWRKIKSFKLE, encoded by the coding sequence ATGCAAGAACACATTCTCATTATCGAAGATGAGCAGATCGCCCTTAAAAATCTTGAACATATTCTTGTAAAGGATGGATACAAGGTGACGGCCGTCGACAGCGGAACCAAGGGGCTGAACCTGATTAAAACCAAGACCTTTGATCTGATCGTCACCGATTATAAGATGAAGAAGATTGACGGTATGCAGATCCTTGAACACAGCCGGGAACTGCAGCCTTACACCGAAGTGATCTTGATCACCGGTTATGCCACCGTGGACAATGCGGTGATCGCCATGAAAGAAGGGGCCTATCACTATATCGCTAAGCCCTACAAGATAGATGAAGTCCGGCAGATCATCAAACAGGCCCTTCTCAAACGCTCCCTGCAAGTGGAGAATCAGACGCTTAAAAAACAGCTTGACCAGAAGGCGAAACTGCCTGAAATTATCGGCAACAGTCCATCCATGCGACAGGTGAAAAAGACCATTGCCCAGGTGGCCCAGACCGATATCTCCGTGTTGGTTTTAGGGGAAAGCGGCACGGGTAAAGAACTTGTGGCCAGGGCGATTCACAGTCTTTCCAGCCGAAAAGACCATGAAATGGTCGCCTTTAACTGCGGCTCATTTTCAGAAGATCTCATGGCCAACGAACTGTTCGGCCATGAAAAAGAGGCATTCACTGGTGCCATGAAAACCAAAAAAGGCCTGTTTGAGTTTGCCGACCAGGGCACGGTGTTTTTTGATGAAATCGGGGATATGCCGGCCTCCATGCAGATTAAAATTTTGCGGGTGATCCAGGAAAAAGAGATCATGCGGGTGGGCAGTACCCAGACCTTAGACGTGGATTTAAGATTTATCGCCGCCACCCACCGGGATCTGCGCCACGAGGTGGACCAGGGCCATTTCCGTCAGGACCTCTATTTCCGGCTCAACGTGGCATCCATCATCCTGCCGGCCCTGGCCGAGAGAAAAGAGGATATCCCTTTGCTGGCATACCATTTTCTGGCAAAGAAAAACCGGGATATGGAGAAAAATATCAAGGAGATTGACCGGAGTACCATGGAGTTTCTTGTCAATTATGCCTGGCCGGGCAATGTCCGGGAACTTGAAAATATTATTGAGCGTGCCGTGGCCATGGAAAACAGCGAGGTGATCTATCCCGAGGCACTGCCCGACCATCTCACGCAACTGGCCATTGAAACCTACCGAACAGCGCCGGAAGGCAAAATTCCCACCATGAAGGAGCAGGAAAAACGGTATATCCAGTGGGTTCTGGAACAGACCAACTGGAACAAAACCCGGGCTGCCGAAATCATGGAGATCGACCGGGTCTCTTTGTGGCGCAAGATCAAATCTTTCAAATTGGAATAA
- a CDS encoding substrate-binding domain-containing protein, whose amino-acid sequence MKKSHGLVLSFLIWFCTAIPLIPSIVIADDGHTIALVMKALTNPFFAKMEQGAKNFAQENDISLEVYGLQNATDTSHQISILESLISRNIRAIVLAPTDSKRLVPVCKKAVEQGIEIVNIDNSLDQNLLGKAGLKIPFVGSNNEMGGALLGQYVKRQLNGKGRVVVIEGVRGAGNAERRRSGFVNAVTKDSSIWIVASEPGNWNTEEAFSVTMRLLQKDPAIDAIFCANDKMALGALQAVDMLDLNDNMLIVGYDNIESVRNEIRHKKIHATMAQHPELMGAYGVMLAQKKLNNEAVPDKMATPLDIVTWESFDKKVAFSISDMKNPFFVSMAYGARTAADLYGMALTVKSAENNDSKQLMDLADIIKGHPDIILLNPTHGESVVPGIEMAVKNNIPVITVDRTSAGGKILCHIAADNFEGGRVAAKLLADLLNKKGRIIEIEGIPGTSAAHDRGYGFNDEMKRFSDINVIARDVANFDRDQARQVMNRLLLEGVEFDAVFAHNDNMILGVADALSELKSAPNKILVGFDGIKEAVQAVQTKKISATIAQHPGEMGRKIVEITAKYFRGDKISSCTPITLSVIRE is encoded by the coding sequence ATGAAAAAATCCCACGGGCTGGTTCTTTCATTTTTAATTTGGTTTTGTACTGCAATACCCTTGATTCCTTCAATCGTGATTGCCGATGACGGGCACACCATTGCATTGGTGATGAAGGCGTTAACCAATCCCTTTTTTGCAAAGATGGAACAGGGCGCTAAAAATTTCGCACAGGAAAATGATATTTCGTTAGAAGTGTACGGCCTTCAAAATGCAACCGATACGTCCCATCAGATAAGCATTTTGGAAAGTCTGATTTCAAGAAATATTCGTGCCATTGTGCTTGCGCCCACGGATTCAAAAAGATTGGTGCCTGTGTGTAAAAAAGCCGTTGAACAAGGCATTGAAATTGTCAATATTGACAATTCTTTAGATCAAAATCTGCTAGGAAAAGCCGGGTTGAAAATTCCATTTGTGGGGTCCAATAATGAGATGGGTGGCGCACTTCTAGGACAATATGTTAAACGGCAACTCAATGGCAAAGGTCGGGTTGTTGTCATTGAGGGGGTTCGGGGCGCAGGAAATGCTGAACGTCGCAGATCGGGTTTTGTAAATGCGGTTACCAAAGATTCTTCAATTTGGATCGTGGCGTCAGAGCCTGGGAACTGGAATACGGAAGAAGCCTTTTCCGTGACCATGAGATTATTGCAAAAAGATCCGGCCATTGATGCGATTTTCTGTGCCAACGACAAGATGGCTCTTGGGGCATTACAAGCCGTAGATATGTTGGATTTGAATGACAATATGCTCATTGTCGGATATGATAATATCGAATCCGTCAGAAATGAAATCAGGCATAAAAAGATTCATGCCACCATGGCGCAGCATCCGGAACTTATGGGTGCATACGGTGTGATGCTTGCCCAAAAAAAATTAAACAACGAGGCGGTTCCAGATAAAATGGCCACACCTTTGGATATTGTCACCTGGGAATCCTTTGATAAAAAAGTGGCGTTCTCCATTTCCGATATGAAAAATCCTTTTTTTGTATCAATGGCTTATGGCGCCCGAACGGCAGCCGACCTGTACGGCATGGCCCTGACGGTCAAAAGTGCTGAAAATAACGATTCAAAACAATTGATGGATCTGGCTGATATTATAAAAGGGCATCCTGATATTATTCTTTTAAATCCAACACACGGGGAGTCCGTTGTTCCCGGTATTGAGATGGCCGTTAAGAACAATATACCGGTGATCACTGTGGATAGAACATCGGCCGGCGGAAAAATCCTATGTCATATTGCCGCAGATAATTTTGAAGGCGGCAGAGTCGCGGCTAAATTATTGGCGGATTTATTAAACAAGAAAGGGCGTATAATTGAAATTGAAGGCATTCCAGGCACATCAGCCGCTCATGATCGCGGCTACGGCTTTAATGACGAAATGAAAAGATTTAGTGATATCAACGTCATTGCCAGAGATGTGGCCAATTTTGACCGGGATCAGGCCAGGCAAGTCATGAACAGGCTATTGCTCGAAGGGGTCGAGTTTGATGCTGTTTTTGCCCATAACGATAACATGATCCTTGGGGTGGCGGATGCACTATCAGAATTGAAATCAGCCCCGAACAAAATTCTTGTTGGTTTTGATGGCATTAAAGAAGCTGTCCAGGCTGTTCAAACAAAAAAAATATCGGCAACCATCGCCCAGCATCCCGGGGAAATGGGACGAAAGATCGTTGAAATAACAGCGAAGTATTTTAGAGGCGATAAAATTTCATCGTGTACGCCCATAACACTTTCGGTAATTAGAGAATAA
- a CDS encoding MBL fold metallo-hydrolase: MDLTVLLDNNTLIDRYLTAEPGLSILIEDEEITVLFDLGYSDLFLKNAEKLGKDLSCLDFLVLSHSHLDHTWGLDPFIRYLTERTIEGLDVNHPKLVAHPEVFSSVQVGNLAEIGCLVSKEKAGRHMELILSKTPVNLTSRLVYLGEIPRENSFEGQIPIGKKHTLDGPVEDFILDDSALVYKSDRGLVIITGCSHAGICNIVSYAQKVCGLEHIADIIGGLHLLNPSAAQMAGTLNYFTQIKPLAVHACHCTDLDSKVALAGVAPLKEVGAGLSLHFDPVP, translated from the coding sequence ATGGATCTCACGGTACTCCTAGACAATAATACCCTTATCGATCGGTATCTGACAGCCGAGCCCGGGTTGTCAATTCTGATCGAAGATGAAGAGATAACGGTTCTTTTTGACCTGGGATATTCAGATCTCTTTTTAAAAAATGCCGAAAAACTGGGAAAGGACCTCTCCTGTCTGGATTTTCTGGTCCTTTCCCACAGTCATTTGGATCATACATGGGGGCTGGACCCCTTTATCCGTTACCTGACCGAACGGACCATCGAAGGCCTGGACGTAAACCATCCCAAACTTGTGGCACATCCGGAAGTTTTCTCTTCCGTGCAGGTCGGCAATCTGGCTGAAATCGGATGCCTTGTGTCAAAGGAAAAAGCCGGTCGTCACATGGAATTGATCCTGTCCAAAACCCCTGTCAACTTAACGTCCCGCCTTGTGTATTTAGGTGAAATCCCAAGGGAAAATTCCTTTGAAGGGCAGATACCCATAGGCAAAAAGCATACACTGGACGGGCCTGTCGAGGACTTTATTCTGGATGATTCCGCCCTGGTTTATAAGTCGGACCGGGGGCTTGTCATTATCACGGGCTGTTCCCATGCCGGAATCTGCAACATCGTTTCTTATGCCCAAAAGGTGTGCGGGCTAGAGCATATCGCGGATATTATCGGCGGGCTCCACCTGCTCAATCCCTCTGCCGCCCAGATGGCAGGCACCCTGAATTATTTCACTCAAATAAAGCCGTTGGCCGTTCATGCCTGTCACTGCACGGATCTGGATTCAAAAGTCGCCCTGGCAGGGGTGGCACCGTTGAAAGAGGTCGGTGCCGGGCTCTCCCTTCACTTTGATCCCGTACCCTGA
- a CDS encoding 2-dehydropantoate 2-reductase yields MLKTIKRIAIVGAGAMGAAYAALFTDNSDIRVCFAARGDRFARLDGASITVNGKDYTIPMVHPDRVAQPFDLVLVALKHHHLTASVLKDVNALTGPDTLVLSVMNGLESERLLGDACGREKIVPAIAVGIDAVHENERFTFSNPGKIIFGNYPDLDNASGTDRLERIKTALNMGGVPNEISPDILRTMWWKFMVNVGVNQSSAMLGAPYKVFQALPEARALMIELMQEVVTLARHRGINLQPRDIDDWLAVLNTLAPDGKTSMLQDIEANRKTEVEIFAGAVENMGKADAIPTPVNSTFLNLIRVKEKTPAGKTG; encoded by the coding sequence ATGTTGAAAACCATAAAACGAATCGCCATTGTTGGGGCCGGTGCCATGGGCGCGGCATATGCCGCTTTATTTACGGACAATTCAGATATCCGTGTCTGCTTTGCAGCCCGGGGAGATCGCTTTGCCCGCCTTGACGGGGCCTCCATTACAGTTAACGGCAAAGATTACACCATTCCGATGGTGCATCCCGACCGGGTGGCGCAGCCCTTTGATCTGGTGCTGGTGGCCTTGAAACACCACCATTTGACAGCGTCTGTGCTCAAAGATGTTAACGCGTTGACTGGTCCGGACACGCTTGTGCTGTCCGTGATGAACGGCCTTGAAAGTGAACGACTCCTCGGTGATGCCTGCGGCCGTGAAAAGATTGTTCCTGCCATTGCCGTGGGGATTGACGCGGTGCATGAGAATGAGCGGTTTACCTTTAGCAATCCAGGCAAAATTATATTCGGCAATTACCCTGATCTTGACAATGCAAGTGGCACCGATCGGCTGGAACGGATCAAAACCGCCCTGAATATGGGCGGCGTTCCCAACGAAATTTCACCGGATATTCTCAGGACCATGTGGTGGAAATTTATGGTCAACGTCGGGGTAAACCAGTCATCTGCCATGCTGGGTGCGCCCTATAAAGTCTTCCAGGCGTTACCCGAGGCCCGGGCGCTGATGATCGAACTGATGCAGGAGGTGGTGACCCTGGCCCGGCACAGGGGTATCAATCTTCAGCCTCGGGATATTGATGATTGGCTGGCGGTGCTCAATACCTTGGCCCCGGACGGCAAAACATCCATGCTCCAGGATATTGAGGCCAACCGAAAAACGGAAGTGGAGATTTTTGCCGGCGCTGTTGAGAATATGGGTAAAGCGGATGCCATCCCCACACCTGTGAACAGCACATTTTTAAACCTGATCCGGGTAAAGGAAAAAACGCCAGCCGGGAAGACAGGATAG
- a CDS encoding AF1514 family protein, with amino-acid sequence MVAIGTIPQDQCEEYINMNINLPDLDFAAAKQAAKDKALEICSHPMILSWKNGDTGQTYPDYECGINETPFWIRYAKGRGANLTIDINDGQYLFMILKI; translated from the coding sequence ATGGTAGCGATCGGCACTATCCCCCAAGATCAGTGTGAAGAATATATCAATATGAATATTAATTTGCCAGACCTGGATTTTGCTGCCGCCAAACAGGCAGCCAAAGATAAGGCCCTTGAGATTTGTTCCCACCCCATGATTCTATCGTGGAAAAACGGGGATACCGGGCAGACATATCCCGATTATGAGTGCGGCATCAACGAAACGCCTTTCTGGATTCGTTATGCCAAGGGCCGGGGTGCAAACCTGACCATTGACATCAACGACGGACAATATTTGTTTATGATTCTTAAAATCTGA
- a CDS encoding PAS domain-containing protein produces MFRTITRKISAIGTLLVLLFVLNYGLLTYFLNQQKILATQMLEMSQAERRLHSLNGRFYEVLFWEKKVLEEKNPAAIANYGASISSIKKELKDLEGLKTNEAIQSKLHAIRGGMLRHEMIFNEAQQLKITRNLHRTNLNTSYHALISNVLNNDMRQLFKPLFNLNHFFVVYIVQQDEPVYRSVIMVVDYLYQKIEQIDPSDHRTKEYLLSFKQLLDEDFKLAILINNNEIAFEAAHAGLFEQFESVFSQASALFKNKYLEAQSKRNSLNNMALVLTVLSVTLLGVVFMLFSKTIVTPIRSLAMVMRKVQEGDVDERFSWRGNKNDELIRYGYHFNIMLDTLQEKETLLRTLIEVLPDLIWLKNPKGEYLLCNLRFERFFGAKQQDIIGKTDYDFLDKELADFFREKDRAAIRAENPCINEEEIVYADGGHKEHLETIKTPVFDADGNLKGVLGIARDITERKKNEQEKIEAYLALEKHKRLALVGKIAGKMAHDFNNILGIIMGQSELGVLKCKEPETLETLKLIFDQTLRGKNLTKNLVAFAKDQEPKYEYFYLNEKIELVLTLLEKDLDGIEIRTEGLSENVDFFADPGMIEHCLVNIFQNSIHALSKSQNPFISIQLSHANGTMVITIADNGCGIPEAHLDSIYEPSFSLKGSRDILASYGASIKGSGYGMANVNKYVELHNGKIKVSSQVNVGTTIELRFPLIRRKLTKEEKIIVKNEGWHSNKRILLVEDEIQIAEVLRFVLTHEPCHHTVDVAHSGDAALKLFDNNDYDLISLDYVLPGKMNGKDLYDHMRAKNKTIPILFISGNIEFLESIKELKKDDPLVDHISKPCQNIDYLNRIKLLIDKAYSS; encoded by the coding sequence TTGTTTAGAACAATCACCCGCAAAATCAGTGCGATAGGAACCCTGCTTGTCCTTTTATTTGTGCTTAATTATGGATTGTTAACTTATTTTCTTAATCAGCAGAAAATATTGGCGACGCAGATGCTGGAGATGTCCCAGGCTGAAAGAAGACTGCATTCACTCAATGGGCGGTTTTATGAAGTTTTATTTTGGGAAAAAAAGGTTCTCGAAGAAAAAAATCCGGCTGCCATTGCAAATTATGGCGCTTCAATTTCAAGTATTAAAAAAGAGCTTAAGGATTTAGAAGGCCTTAAAACCAATGAAGCCATTCAATCCAAACTGCATGCCATTCGGGGGGGCATGCTCCGACACGAAATGATTTTCAATGAGGCTCAGCAATTAAAAATAACCCGGAACCTTCACCGGACAAATCTGAATACAAGTTATCACGCTTTGATCTCCAATGTGCTGAATAACGATATGAGGCAATTGTTCAAACCCTTATTTAATCTGAATCATTTTTTTGTTGTGTATATTGTGCAGCAGGATGAACCTGTTTATCGTTCAGTGATTATGGTCGTTGACTATCTGTATCAAAAGATTGAACAAATAGATCCATCCGATCACAGGACCAAGGAGTATCTTTTATCCTTTAAACAGTTACTGGACGAAGATTTTAAACTTGCCATTCTGATCAATAATAATGAAATCGCTTTTGAGGCGGCACATGCCGGCCTTTTTGAGCAGTTTGAAAGTGTTTTTTCCCAAGCCTCAGCATTGTTTAAAAATAAGTATCTTGAGGCCCAATCCAAACGAAACAGTTTAAATAATATGGCGCTGGTTTTAACTGTTCTCAGCGTAACCCTTTTGGGGGTTGTGTTTATGCTGTTTTCAAAAACAATTGTTACACCGATTCGCTCCCTTGCCATGGTGATGCGTAAGGTTCAAGAGGGAGATGTTGATGAACGATTTTCCTGGCGCGGTAATAAGAATGACGAATTAATCAGATATGGATATCATTTCAATATAATGTTGGACACGCTTCAGGAAAAGGAGACGCTTTTAAGAACCCTTATTGAGGTTCTACCCGACCTTATATGGTTGAAAAACCCCAAAGGTGAGTATCTGTTGTGCAACCTAAGGTTTGAACGTTTCTTCGGGGCAAAACAGCAAGATATTATAGGAAAAACAGATTATGATTTTCTCGATAAAGAACTAGCTGATTTTTTCAGGGAGAAGGATCGGGCGGCAATACGGGCCGAAAACCCCTGCATAAACGAAGAAGAGATTGTTTATGCCGATGGCGGACATAAAGAACATCTGGAAACAATAAAAACACCTGTGTTTGATGCTGACGGCAACCTGAAAGGGGTGCTTGGGATTGCAAGGGACATCACCGAAAGAAAAAAAAATGAACAAGAGAAAATCGAGGCATACTTGGCCCTTGAAAAGCATAAAAGATTAGCCCTGGTGGGGAAGATTGCAGGGAAAATGGCCCATGATTTTAATAATATTCTCGGGATTATCATGGGACAGTCCGAATTAGGGGTACTCAAGTGCAAGGAGCCGGAAACCTTAGAAACACTCAAGCTGATATTTGATCAAACGTTACGGGGGAAGAATTTAACCAAAAATCTGGTGGCATTTGCCAAAGATCAAGAACCCAAATATGAGTATTTCTATTTGAATGAGAAAATTGAACTGGTACTCACCCTGCTGGAAAAAGATTTAGACGGCATTGAGATCAGAACTGAAGGTTTGTCTGAAAACGTAGATTTTTTTGCCGACCCGGGTATGATTGAACATTGCCTGGTAAATATTTTCCAAAATTCCATTCATGCATTGAGCAAATCGCAAAATCCATTTATTTCCATTCAACTTAGCCACGCCAATGGAACAATGGTTATCACCATTGCCGACAATGGCTGTGGGATACCAGAAGCACATCTTGATAGCATTTATGAACCGTCGTTCTCTCTCAAGGGCAGTCGGGATATCCTGGCATCCTATGGTGCGTCGATAAAAGGTTCGGGCTATGGTATGGCCAACGTGAATAAATATGTGGAACTTCACAACGGCAAAATCAAAGTCAGTTCCCAAGTAAATGTTGGCACGACTATTGAGCTGCGATTCCCATTAATTCGAAGAAAATTGACAAAAGAAGAAAAAATAATTGTAAAAAATGAGGGCTGGCACAGCAATAAAAGGATTCTGCTGGTTGAAGATGAAATCCAGATTGCAGAAGTTCTGCGTTTTGTTTTAACACATGAGCCATGTCATCACACGGTTGATGTGGCCCATTCAGGAGACGCGGCATTAAAACTTTTTGATAATAATGACTATGATTTAATAAGCCTTGATTACGTTTTGCCCGGAAAAATGAATGGTAAAGATTTATATGACCATATGCGCGCCAAAAATAAAACAATACCTATCTTATTCATTTCCGGTAACATAGAATTTTTAGAGTCCATAAAAGAGTTAAAAAAAGACGATCCTTTGGTTGACCACATTTCCAAACCTTGTCAGAATATTGATTATTTGAACCGCATAAAACTACTGATTGATAAAGCCTATAGTAGTTGA
- the mtgA gene encoding monofunctional biosynthetic peptidoglycan transglycosylase, with the protein MRFIKEIIKKLTTWIKNWIKKMIAGLVIFLLAASFFQVLVLRYVNPPFTVNMIYEQAIAAHKKMPFKPRAYEWKNLAQISVYLQQAVLASEDQRFMQHHGFDFREIKLALKDMINRKGFRGASTISMQTARSLFLPSSRTVVRKVAEAWYTVLIELVWDKRRILEMYLNTVDWGRANVGAQAAARAYFSCDARDLTNSQAALLTAVLPSPHKWSAVAPGPHVRQRQARILEQMKNMPVIKQ; encoded by the coding sequence ATGCGATTCATCAAAGAAATAATAAAAAAATTAACGACCTGGATAAAAAACTGGATAAAAAAAATGATTGCCGGTCTGGTGATTTTCCTCCTGGCCGCAAGTTTTTTCCAGGTCCTGGTACTCAGGTACGTCAATCCGCCCTTCACGGTCAACATGATCTATGAACAGGCCATTGCAGCCCACAAGAAGATGCCGTTCAAACCCAGGGCCTATGAATGGAAAAATTTAGCGCAGATATCGGTTTATCTGCAACAGGCCGTGCTGGCGTCCGAAGACCAGCGTTTCATGCAACACCATGGATTTGATTTCCGGGAAATAAAGCTTGCGCTCAAAGACATGATCAACCGTAAAGGATTTCGGGGGGCTTCGACCATCAGCATGCAGACGGCCCGTTCCCTGTTTCTGCCCTCAAGCCGCACTGTGGTAAGAAAAGTTGCCGAAGCCTGGTACACGGTCCTGATTGAATTGGTCTGGGATAAACGAAGAATTCTGGAAATGTATCTGAATACCGTGGACTGGGGAAGGGCCAACGTGGGCGCCCAGGCCGCAGCCCGGGCCTATTTCTCCTGCGATGCCAGAGACTTGACAAACAGCCAGGCAGCCCTTTTGACCGCCGTTTTGCCAAGTCCCCACAAATGGTCTGCGGTCGCCCCCGGCCCCCATGTCCGGCAACGACAGGCACGCATATTAGAGCAAATGAAAAACATGCCGGTAATTAAGCAGTGA
- a CDS encoding cytidylate kinase family protein yields the protein MSVITFFGRAYTGKAQLAQKAAEVLGYNVLYDQDIINAAAETYNLKKSSIERSIFKDPPFADRYTPAKAKCIAAVKSVLAEKIEQGPVIISGFLGKLVPPELGLHMLVTAPKSFRTRKIQRDTGNKTGIDTNRHLELSDDAFLRWSLYLRSAESRRPMDCDGVVNVTTTGQADLIELISSAALNKKEEMTARDFALSAKVSRLMAEKGHPVSVAAHNDQLDLVIHKPVLMFSRYGKKLANLVQSVTGVKDINTRSGRLFYQADILPGGKFFTTPSPAPVKKQYEQLYANVTERRPAFMNRASETPQLVAGRA from the coding sequence ATGAGTGTCATCACATTTTTTGGAAGAGCCTACACAGGCAAGGCACAACTGGCACAAAAGGCAGCCGAGGTACTTGGGTATAACGTATTGTACGACCAGGATATCATTAATGCCGCCGCTGAAACCTACAACTTAAAAAAAAGCAGCATTGAACGCAGTATTTTTAAAGATCCGCCTTTTGCCGACCGGTATACCCCGGCCAAGGCCAAATGCATTGCTGCGGTAAAGTCTGTTCTGGCTGAAAAAATTGAACAAGGACCTGTAATTATCAGCGGGTTTTTAGGTAAATTGGTTCCGCCTGAACTTGGACTGCACATGCTGGTCACAGCGCCAAAAAGTTTCAGAACCCGGAAAATACAGCGTGATACCGGTAACAAAACCGGCATTGACACAAACAGGCATTTAGAACTCAGCGACGACGCATTTTTACGCTGGTCCCTTTACCTGCGCTCTGCTGAAAGCCGCAGGCCCATGGATTGCGACGGCGTTGTAAATGTCACCACCACCGGGCAAGCCGATCTGATTGAACTGATTTCCAGTGCGGCATTAAACAAGAAAGAAGAGATGACGGCCCGGGACTTCGCCCTGTCCGCCAAGGTCTCCCGCCTCATGGCTGAAAAAGGCCACCCGGTTTCCGTGGCCGCGCACAATGACCAGCTGGACCTTGTTATCCACAAACCCGTACTGATGTTTTCCAGGTACGGCAAAAAACTGGCAAATCTTGTCCAGTCCGTTACCGGAGTTAAAGATATCAACACAAGAAGCGGCAGGCTGTTTTACCAGGCCGATATCCTTCCCGGCGGCAAATTCTTTACAACACCAAGTCCGGCGCCCGTTAAAAAGCAGTATGAACAACTGTACGCAAATGTGACAGAACGTCGTCCGGCTTTTATGAACCGTGCGTCAGAAACGCCACAACTTGTTGCCGGCCGCGCCTGA
- a CDS encoding FKBP-type peptidyl-prolyl cis-trans isomerase, whose amino-acid sequence MAEKKADAQKSRAQDMEAFKKQMHEKYPDAVETQSGLMYVPVQEGSGPAVTSGATVQVHYTGMFVNGKKFDSSRDRGKPIEFVLGKGQVIKGWDLGIEGMKKGEARQLLIPYPLAYGERGYPGAIPPKSTLIFDVELVDYK is encoded by the coding sequence ATGGCAGAGAAGAAAGCCGATGCTCAAAAGAGCCGCGCCCAGGATATGGAAGCATTTAAAAAACAGATGCATGAGAAATATCCCGATGCCGTGGAAACCCAATCCGGTCTGATGTACGTACCGGTACAGGAGGGAAGCGGGCCGGCAGTAACTTCCGGGGCCACGGTGCAGGTGCACTACACCGGGATGTTCGTCAACGGTAAAAAGTTTGATTCTTCCAGGGACCGGGGTAAACCCATTGAATTTGTTCTCGGCAAAGGCCAGGTGATCAAGGGGTGGGATCTTGGGATTGAGGGCATGAAAAAAGGCGAGGCCCGGCAACTGTTGATTCCTTATCCCCTGGCATATGGGGAGCGGGGGTATCCAGGAGCGATCCCGCCCAAGTCCACCCTTATCTTTGATGTGGAGCTAGTTGACTACAAATAG